The DNA window CCGCCGTGCGTCCGATCTCGGCTCCGCCTCCGGCGCACAAGCAGAGCAAGGCGAGTCTCGAGTTCGAGCTGGATTTCAGTGATGCGATGGAGGAGCTGCCTCCGGCCGCGCCGCCACCCGCGCCGAAGACGTCTCGTCCGTTGGGCGGCGCCTTCGAGTTCGACCTGGACGTGTCGGACATGAAGGCGGGGGCCTCGCCTGGAGTGGCGGCTCCTCGTGTTCCCGCGCCGCCGCCGCCTCCTCCTGCCTCCGCGTTCCAGCCTCCACCGCCGCCGGGTTTTCAGTCGATGGGGGCTGCGGGAGTTCCGCCGCCTCCGCCTCCTGGCTTTCAGTCAGCGGGCCCCGGGGGAGTTCCGCCGCCTCCGCCTCCTGGCTTCCAGTCTGCGAGCCCTGGGGGAATTCCGCCGCCGCCTCCTCCTGGTTTCCAGTCGGCGAGCTCCGCAGGTGTTCCGCCGCCGCCTCCATCTGGCTTCCAGTCAGCGGGCCACAGGGGAGTTCCGCCGCCTCCGCCTCCAGGCTTCCAGTCGGCGAGCTCCGCAGGCGTTCCGCCGCCGCCTCCCGGCTTCCAGTCAGCGGGCCCTGCGGGAATTCCGCCTCCGCCGCCCGGGGCTTCACCCTCGCTGCCGAATGTCCGCCGCGAGGCGCCTCGGGCTCCGGAGCCGGTTGGCACTCCCACGCTGCTGACGCCGGCCGCGAAGCCCGTGGCCCCCACGGCTCCCGCGCTCGACGAGCGAGGCCTGCCGAAGACGGTCTTCCTGCCCCCGCCTGGGCACATCGCGGGCACGGGCCCGGTCATCGGCATCGACCTGGGCACCACCAACTCGTGCGTCGCGCTCCTGTCCAACGGGCGGCCCATCGTCCTGCGCTCGCGCGAGGGCTACAACACCATCCCGTCGGTCATCTCGCTCAACAACCAGAGCAAGCTGCTCGTCAGCCACCGCGCGAAGAACCAGCTCGTCCTCCGCCCGCAGCACACCATCTACGGCGCGAAGCGACTGGTCGGCCGTCCCTACGACAGCGCCGTGGTGAACCAGGTCCGCGAGCGCTTCCACTACGACATCGTCCCCGATGCCGCGGGACGCGCCGCCGTGAGAATCGGCGACGCCGTGCTCTCGCTCGAGGAAGTGCAGGCCATCATCCTGCGCGAGTGCAAGGAGATGGCGGAGGCCCACCTCAACCAGAAGGTCGAGCGCGCGGTCGTCACCGTCCCCGCGTACTACTCCGAGCCCCAGCGCGAAGCCGTCCGCAAGTCCGGCATCCTCGCGGGCCTCAAGATTGAGCGCATCCTCAACGAGCCCACCTCGGCCGCGCTCGCGTATGGCCTCAACCGCGAGCTGAACAAGAAGGTCCTCGTCTACGACCTCGGCGGCGGTACCTTCGACGCCACCATCCTCAAAATCGAGAAGAACGTCTTCGAGGTGCTCGGCACCGGCGGCGACATCTTCCTGGGCGGCATCGACTTCGACAACCTCATCGTCGACTTCCTCCTCCAGCGCTTCCAGGAGAAGGAGGGCCTGGCCTTCAACGGCGACGGCATCGCCCTCTCGCGCGTCAGCGACGCCGCCGAGCGCGCGAAGATGGCCCTCTCCGAGCGCGCCAGCTTCGAAGTCCACATCCCCATGCTGATGATGGACGACGCGGGCCGCCCCCGTGACCTGCGCGTCGTGATGAACCGTCAGGAGCTGGAGAAAATCTGCGACCCGCTCCTCAGCCGCACCGTGGACGTGGTGCGCGACGTGCTCCTCGACGCGAAGCTCAAGGCCAGCGAGGTCGATGACATCATCCTCGTGGGTGGCATGAGCCGCATGCCGCTCGTGCGCGACAAGCTCAAGGGCCTGTTCGGCAAGGGCCCCCAGGCCAGCGTCAACGCGGACGAGGCCGTGGCGCTCGGCGCGGCGCTCTACTCGGGCTCGGTGGACAAGGTGAGCAGCGTCGTCCTCATCGACGTGCTGCCCATGACGGTGGGCGTGGCCATGCCCGGTGGCGCCTTCAAGCGCGTCATCGAGCGCAACAGCCCGCTCCCCGCCCAGCGCTCCTTCGCCATCAGCACCAACAAGGACAACGAGGAGGTCCTCGAGCTGTCCCTGTTCCAGGGCGAGGACAACCACATCTCCGCCAACGAGTACCTGGGCACCGTGCGCATCGAGGGCCTGCCCAAGGGGCCGAAGGGCTCCGTGCGTGTCGCCGTCACCATCAAGCTGGATTCGGAGTGTGTGCTGCATGTGGAGGCCCGCGAGTACTCCACCCGCAAGGAAGTGAAGGCCACGCTGGCCACGCGCTACTCCCCCGAGGAGCTCCAGAAGCAGCTCCAGGTCAGCAAGGAGTCCGTGAAGGCCGCCGAGGACCGCCGAGGCGCGGACCTGAAGGAGCGCGCGGGGGGCTTCTGGCGCTTCGTGAAGAAGGCGCTGGGCCGCAAGTAGTCACGCCACACCGTCGAGGGATGAAAGGGATTCGTCGTCTTGCCTCAACACTCGCTCCCCCGTCGGCGCTGTTCATTCTGCGGCGCCTCCGAGCTCCGCGCGGGCCGGCTCCACGCCGGCACCGCCGGGGCCGCCATCTGTGACTCCTGCGTGGTGCGCCTGTTCGCCCACCTGGACCGAGAAGCCTTCAGCCCCCTCCCGGCCGTGGCTTCGCGGCCGGACAAAGTCTGAGCCCGAAGAGGTCCATGTCCGTCACCGCGCCTCGGTACCTGACGCGCTTCCAGTGTCTCACCGAGTCCTGCGAGGACACCTGCTGCGCGGGCCTGGTCGTCCCCGTGAGCCAGGCCCGCTGGCGCATCCTCCAGGACGCGGTGGCTGGAGGGCCGGATGCCGCGCGAGTCCAGGCCTTCGTCCTGCCCGACCCGGGAAGCGGCGCGGGCGCGGAGGCCGCGTACATCGCGAAGCGCGAGGACGGACACTGCACGTTCCTCGATGAGCGCAAGCTGTGCTCGCTGCACCAGAAGTACGGCGAGGCCGTGCTGCCCGACGCCTGCGCCATGTTCCCGCGAGTCCCCACGCGCCGCGCGGAGCGGCTCGAGGTGACGGGCTCGTTCGGATGTCCCGAAGTGGTCCGCTTGTGTCTGCTCGCGGAGGACGCGCTGGAGCAGGTCCCCGTGGAGGCGTCGCTCGCGGGACGGCCCGAGCTGGCGCGCGAGCTGGGCGGAGAGGACGCGTGGTCGCGACACGCGGACTCTGTCCGCTCCGTGGCCTTGCGCGTCCTGGAGCAGCGCGAATTCCCGTTCGCCTCGCGCTTGTTCATGCTGGGGGAACTGGCGCGGAGGCTGGGGTCCTTCTACTTCCGAGGCACCGAGGCATTCGCCGAGGAGGGCGCGGACGCCCTGCTGGCCGCGACGCTGAGCGACTTCACATCCGTGCCATCGCTGATGGGATTGCATCAGCAACTGGCTTCCATCTCGCTCCCTGGAGGCCCCTGGGCCGCCATCTGCGGCACCGTGCTCAAGTCGCGTCTGGGGTCCGCGGGCAGCGCGCGGTTCCACACCTGGGCGAGGGGAGTGCTCGAGTCCTACGGGGGCGCGCACGCTTCGCCCGATGAGGTCTGGGCCCTCCACGCGGAGCGCCGCGCGAAGCTGGAGTCCATGCTGGGGCCGCGCGTGGAGCAGTACTTCCGGCACTACGCCGTGAACCACTGGCTGCGCGTGCCCTTCACCGATGCGCCGTCGCTGATGGACTACGTCTTCAAGCTGACCCTGCGCGCCTCGGTGCTTCGGTGGACGCTGTCAGGGCACCCGACGGTGGCGGCGCTGTGCGAAGCGCGGACCGACGATGCACAGGCCCGGCTGGACGCCGCGGCGGTCGAGTGCTTCCAGCTCAGCGCCAAGCACCTCGAACAATCCCCGGAGCTGCACTCGCTGGCGCAGGGACTCTCGGGCGGCGCGGGTGTGGACGCGCTGCCCAGGATGCTCGTGCTCCTCAACGGCTTGTGAGGAGCACGCGTCGAAGCCTGCTCAGGTCGCCGAGCGCGGCTTCGCGCCCAGCCGCTCCATCGCCTGACGGAACACGGAGTAGTCCTGCGCGCCCTGGATGCCGAAGCGGTCGCCCAGCACGAACGTGGGCACCGCGGTGACGCCCATCTCGCGGGCCTCGCGCACCGAGTCCTCCACCACCTTCTCGAACTGGCCACTCTCGACGGCGCGCTGGAGCGCGTCCGGGTCCAGGCCCGCCTCTTCGGCCGCGCCTCGGAGCGTGTCCCACTGCCAGAGGTCCTGACCCTCGCTCCAGTACCGGCGCAGGATGGCCGAGTGGTACGGCTCCAGCTTTCCCTGCGTCCTCGCGTACTCCGTCGCCTGATGCGCCCGGCGCGTGGAGGGGATGACCTCCCCGTAGACCATCTTCAGCCCGGCCTCCGCCGCCCGGACCTTCAGCGGATAGTTCGGGTCCTTCAGCTTCTCGCGGATGTGGGCGGGAAGGGGGAGCCCCTCGGGCGGCGTCTCGGGGCGGAGGAAGTACGGCTTCCAGTCCACCTCGATGTCGAACTCCTGTCGGAGCTTCTTCACCTCCTGGAGACCGATGTAGCACCAGGGGCAGACGAAGTCGGACCAGACGCGGACGGTGATGGGCTCACTCATGCCCTCTCACTAACCCGGGTGCCGCGCCACGTCATGGCTTCCTCGCGCCAAGGGCTCACCCGCCCGGTCCTCGCGGCGTGGGGGTCCACCCTCCTTGGCCGTATGCCAGCGCTCTTTCTTGACGCGCCGGGCATACAGCGGGCGCTCGCATGTTCCTGGGCCCCAAGGTGGACAGCGCCCAGAGGAGCGGGCACGGTCCACCCCCGAAAGCCCCGCCCGTCCGCTTGTCTGGAGGCAAGCGCGCGGGCCTACCCTGGAGGACACCTTGCCGCTGTCGCTAGTCGCGGCCCTGGCCCTCGCCGCAGCCCCGGCGCAGGCCCGGACCCAGCCGTTCAATCACCACGACATGGTCTCGATGCGCCGGCTGAGCAACCCGCGCGTCTCCCCCGACGGCACGCAGGTCGTCTACGTCCTGCGCACCACCGACCTGGAGGCCAATCGAGGCCGCAATGACTTGTGGCTCGTCAACCTCGATGGGACTGGCTCGCGCCAGCTCACGTCGCATCCGGACTCGGACTCGGACCCCCTCTGGGCCCCGGACGGCAAGAGCCTCTTCTTCCTCTCCTCGCGCGGCGGCTCCTCGCAGGTGTGGCGCCTGCCGGTGGACGGCGGCGAGCCGCTCCAGGTGACGAAGCTCCCCCTGGACGTCGGCAGCTTCAAGCTGTCGCCGGACGGCGCGAAGCTGGCCGTGGGCATGGAGGTGTTCCCCGACTGCGGCACGCTGGAGTGCACCCCCCAGCGCGAGGCGGAGCGCACCAAGCGTAAGGCCACCGGCCGCACCTACGACAAGCTGTTCGCCCGTCACTGGGACACGTGGAAGGACGGCCGGCGCTCGCACGTGTTCGTCGTCCCCGTGGCCGGCGGCGCGCCCGTGGACGTGATGAAGGGCATGGACGCGGACGGTCCGACCAAGCCCTTCGGCGGCCCGGAGGAGTTCACCTTCACGCCGGACAGCAAGAGCGTCGTCTTCACCGCTCGTGACGTGGGCCGCGCCGAGTCCTGGTCCACCGACCTGGACCTGTTCGTGGCTCCGGTGGACGGCAAGGCGAAGCCGCGCAAGCTCACCGAGAAGAACCGCGCCACGGACACCAGCCCCGTGTTCAGCCCGGATGGCAAGACGCTCGCGTACCTGGCGATGTCGCGCCCGGGCTACGAGGCGGACCGCTACCGCGTCATCCTCCGCTCGTGGCCGGGTGGCCAGGAGCGCGTGCTCGCCGAGGACTGGGACCGCTCCGCCGGCTCGCTCGCCTGGAGCGCGGACAGCAAGACGCTCTACGCGGCGGCGAACCACCTCGGCCAGCAGCCCATCTTCGCGCTGGACGCGGCCGGTGGCCCGGTGCGCCAGCTCACGAAGGACGGCAACGCGGATGCTCCGCAGCCGGCCGCCGGGGGCCGCGTCGTCTACGTGTATGACGACCTGGACTCGCCCGCGGACCTGTTCGTGATGAACGCGGATGGCTCCGGCGCGAAGCAGATTACGGATGTGAACCAGGAGACGCTGGCGCGCGTGCGCTTCGGCGGCTTCGAGCAGTTCGAGTTCCCGGGCTGGAACAACGAGACGGTGCGCGCGTACGTGGTGAAGCCGGTCGACTTCGACCCGAAGCGCCAGTACCCGCTGGCCTTCCTCATCCACGGCGGACCGCAGGGCTCGTTCGGCAACCACTTCCACTACCGATGGAACCCGCAGGTGTACGCGGGCCGCGGCTACGTGGCGGTGATGGTCGACTTCCACGGCTCCACGGGCTACGGCCAGGCCTTCACCGACTCCATCCGCGATGACTGGGGTGGCAAGCCGCTGGAGGACTTGCAGAAGGGCGTGGCGACGGCGCTGCAGCGCTACCCGTTCATCTCCAAGGAGAAGAAGTGCGCGCTGGGCGCGAGCTACGGCGGGTACATGATCAACTGGATTGCCGGCAACTGGCCGGACGGCTTCAAGTGCCTGGTCAACCACGACGGCATCCTCGATGAGCGCATGGGCTACTTCGACACCGAGGAGCTGTGGTTCCCGGAGTGGGAGCACAAGGGCACGCCGTGGGACAACCCGGAGGGTTACGGCAAGCACAGCCCCATCAACCACGTGGCGAAGTGGAAGACGCCGATGATGGTGGTGCACGGTGGCCAGGACTTCCGCGTCGTGGAGACGCAGGGCCTGGGCACGTTCACCGCGCTCCAGCGCAAGGGCATCCCCTCCAAGCTCCTCTACTTCCCCGAGGAGAACCACTGGGTCCTGCGCCCCGCCAACAGCCTCCAGTGGCACGACGAGGTGTTGGCCTGGCTGGACCAGTGGACGCGCAACTAGCGTGAGCAGGTGACACTCCGGGGCCCGCGTCACACGAGCGGGCCCCGGCGTTTGTCATCCGTCAGGGAATGCCGGCGCAGTCGATGAGGCAGCGCTCCACGGCCTCCGCGCAGCTGCGGTCCGACAGGCAGTCGGCGCACTCCTCGACGCGCTCGCGGCGGTCCTTGGTGTTCTTGTCTTCGACCCAGTCGTTGATGTCGTCGGCGCAGCGCCCCGTGTCGAGGTCGTCGTCGATGCACTCCTGGCGGCGGTCGCAGATGGTGTCGGCGTTGCTGGAGCAACCCGTGAGCACCGCGCCGAGGGCGAGCAGGGTCATCACCGTGATTTTTCGGATGGACATGGGCGGTGTCCTAGCGCACCCGGCCGCCTCCGAAAACTGTCCCGAGCGCTAGTGTCGGGCGCTGGCGCCGGAGGCTTCCGGCCGGGCGAGCTTGCCGGGCGGGGGTGGCAGGGCCGGTGAGGGGGTGGGGCGCTTGGGCTCGGGCTGCCAGGGCCAGCGGCCCTCGAGCTCCACGGTGAGGGTGAAGCTGAGGAACGTCCGGATGAGGACGATGACGCCCAGCACGAGGACGCCCGAGAGGGTGGGCTGGTCGCTCACGGTGCGGATGATGTCCGCGGCGACCAGGAACTCCAGGCCGAGCAGGATGGCGCGGCCCAGGTTGAGCCGGAAGCGCCGGTAGGCCTCCGAGGCCGAGAGCCCCTGGCGCCGGAACAGCAGGAGCCCCGTGCCGAGCAGGGCGCCCAGCACCATGGAGCCCACCCCCGCGAGCTCCATCAGCCGGGCGGACAACGAGACGAGCGGCCGGATGTCCATGGCGCCTCCTCGTCTGAACGTAGACACCCGGAGCGGCGCACTTGAGGAGCGGGGGGCACAGCGCCCGTCGGCCTGCTCCCGTGGGCCCGAGGACCTGATGGGAGGACTGTCGCGGCTCCGCGCCCCTTCGAGAGGCGACGTCAGCGCCCCGCGTCCGGAGGTGTCGCGGCCGGTGTCGTCGCGGGCTTCGCGGGCTCGCCGCCCGTCGCGGGCACGGTGGTCTCCGACAGCGCTCCATCGTCCCGGAGGAAGCGCTGCGCGAGCTGGTCCACCTCCGCGGGCTTCAAGCCGGTGAGCACCGCCGTGGCCGTCTTCGCGCGCGTCGCCAGCGCCGTCTCCCCCAGCGCGCCGTGGATGCGCGTGAGCGCGACGTGAATCTCCGGGTCGAACGGGTCCGAAGCGAGCGCCTCCAGGTACGCCGTCTTCGACTTGGGGTAGTCCTTGCGGTGCAGCAGGATGCGGCCCAGGTGGACGTTCGTCGCGGGGGAGCCCGGGTGGACGCGCAGGCTGCCGCGCAGCACCGACTCCGCCTCGTCCAGCCGCTTGAGCTCCAGGAGCGCCAGCGCGTACTTGTTGGAGACGGACTCGTACTTGTCGCCCACCAGCTTGTGGGCCTTGGCGTACTCCTCGGCGGCGGCCTTCACGCGGTTGCGCTCACGCAGCAGTTCGCCCAGGTGCGCGAACTTGCGCGCTGGCACCTCCGCCACCTCGTTGAAGTCGCCGAAGGAGATTTCGCGCCCCTTCTTCTCGCTGTCGTCCTTCACCTTGCCCTTGGCGTCCTCCTTCAACACCACGCGGTCATCGCGAGGCACCAGCTCCGCCGGGAAGGGCTGCTTCTTGATGTGCGCCAGCCACGCCTTCTCGAAGAGGGGGAAGCTCATGCCCATCGCCGCCTCCACCGCCTTCTTGTCCGTCTGCCCCGCCTTCAGCTCGCCCACCACCGCGCGCAGCCCCGCCGCGCCCTTGGACTGGTGCACGTAGTCGATGGCGTAGAACACCTCCGCGAACGCGGTGGCCGCGTCCTCCGCCGTGGGCAGCAAGGCGATGGACGGATGCATCTTCTCGAACGGGATGAGCGTGTCCGCCTTCACCCGCTTGCCGAGCAGCGCCTGCGTGGAGGGCGTCATCGCCAGGCCCGCCTTGCCGCGCCAGCGCGACTCCAGGAACTTGGCCAACCCCTCGTGCAACCAGATGGGCACCGAGTTGCGGCTCATCTGGCTCACCACCAGGTGGATGTACTCGTGCGCGAGCGTGTCCTGCCAGTCGTAGCCCTGCGCCACCGCCTTGGGGCTGGTCACCATCAGCTTGTTGAACTTGCAGATGGCGATGGTGCCCGTGGTGCGAATCTGCTTCTCGGTGAGCGTGCTCACCTTCGACAGCTCGCGCGCGTTGTTCACCACCTCCACGCGAATCTTCCCGCCCGGAGGTGTCCACCCCAAGTCCTCCGCCATGGCGCGGTGGATGGCCTCCAGCGTCTCCAGCGCGTAGGGCACCAGCACCTGCTCCTTGCCCTTGGGGTACAGGAAGATGAAGTGCTCGCTCTCCGCGCGCTCGTGGCTCTTGACGATGTCCCGCGTGTCCTTGGCCAGCCGCAGGTAGCTGCCGGGCTTGTCCTCGATGTTGGCGCCCGTGAGGAGCTCCACCGCGTCGTCGTAGCGGCCCTCCTCGAAGGCCACCCGGCCCTGGAAGTACTTGAGCGGCTCCACGTCGGCGGGAATCAGCTTCTCCGCCTCGGACAGCTCGCGCCGGGCACCGGGCACGTCCCAGTCGTCCAGGCTCTGCTCCACCTGGCCCAGCCGCGTCTTCACCTCGTCCTTGAGCGACGCGTCCTGCGCGGCGGCGGGCACGGCCAGCCCCAACACCAGCGCGAGCGCCACCCAGCGGTTCTTCTGGCCGTTCCTCACTTCACCAGCTCCTCGTAGTAGCGCTTCACCTGCTCGCGGTACTTCTCCGGCGCGCCCTGCTTCATCGCGTCCAGCAGGTCCTTGCGGAACTCCTTGGGCGCCTGGAAGGCATCCTCGTCGGGCAGCTCCACCTGGTCCTTCGGGTCCCGGCCCGCGTTGCCCTGCTTGCGCCCGCTCATGCCACCCGGCAGGGGAAGCCCCCCCTTGCGGCCCTTCTGGCCCTGCTGCATCTGCTGCTGGAACTGGCGCAGTCCCTCCAGCGCCGCTTGCTGCTCGCCATAGCCCCGGCCCGGGTCCTTGCCCTGCATCCGCTGCGCGGCCTCACCCATGCGCTGGCCCACGCCCTCCATCTGCTGCGCGGCCTCCTCGCCGAACAGCGGCGCCGTCTGCTCCATCTCTTCCATCTGCTGCCGCAGGTTCTGCGTGCGCTGCTCCAACTGCTGCTGCTCCTGGGAGAGCTGCTGCAACTGCTGCTTCTCCTGCTGGGAGAGCTGGGAGCCGGGAGGCGGGAAGAGCGACTGGAGCTGGCGATTGATGTCCTGCACGTTGCGCGCGTCGCGCTCCAGCTTCTGGGCCAGGTCCGCGGACTGCTGCCGCACCTCGGGCGGGTTGCCGAACATCTCGTCGAGCTGCTTCTGCTGCTCGCCCAGCGTGGACAACTGCCGGGCCGCGTCCTCCGCGCGCGTGGCGGCCTCCGAGGCCAGGTCGAAGTCATTCACCTTCAGCGCGTTCTCCACGTTGCTCAGCTCCGACTGAATCTCCTCCAGCGGGCGCGCGGCGCGGCTGTTGAGGTGCTCCGGGTTGAGCTTGTCGTAGGTCTGCTGGGCCTGCTGCACCTTGCGCATCAGGTCGTCCTTGATGGCCTGGCCGCGCTCGCTCAGCCGCTCCTTGTTCTGCGCCCGGGCCTGGTCGCGCAGCTTGCGCGTCTGGTCCGCCACGCGCTGCTGCTCGTCCACGGTGCCCTTCAGGTCCTCCATGAACTTGCCGAACTTCTCCGCCAGCTCCGGGTACTGCTCCCCGCCGAACTCCTCGTTGGCTTCGTCCAGGCCCTTGAGCATCTCGTCCATCTGCATGCCCAGCTCCTGGAGCTTCGCGAGCGCCTCGTCCGTCTTGCCCTCGCGCATCAGCTTCTCCACGTCCTCCAGGGCGCTTTGCAGGTCCTGGTCCTTCATCATCTCGGACAGGGCCTCGGCGTTGAGGTGCTCGTCGCGGATGCCCTTGCGCATCTCCGCCATGCGCTGCATCAGCTCCTGGATGCGGGACTTGAGCTGCTGAATCTGCTCCATCACCGCCTGGCGCGCGGACTCGTCCGGGTTGGCCTTGAACTGCTCAATCAGCCGCGACAGCTCGCGGCGCTCCTGGGAGAGCTGCTTGGCCATCTCCTGGAGCGCCTCCAGCTTCTGCCGGTCCAGCAGCGCCTCCAGGTAGAGGATGTCCTTCTCCAGCTCCTCGATTTCCTCCGACACCACGGCGGACAGGCGGTTGCCGGTGCCCCAGTCCTCGCCCCGGGCGCGCTGCGTGCGCAGGTAGAGGCGGCGGAAGTCCGCGGTGCCGCCGATGTGGCTGCCCAGCGACTCGGAGATGTTGGCGAGGGCGGAGACCAGCTCGGTGGGCACGTCGCGCTCGCGCGACAGCGTCTGCGCCAGGGTGCGCATGTCGATGATGAGCTGCTGTCCGCTGGTATCCACGGAGGCCGCGGTGGCGATGGCCTGCGGGTCCTTCTGCTTCTCCCGGTCCGGTCCCTCCAGGCGGTCCGCGAGGTGGTCCACCATGCGGCCCCACAGCTGCTCGGCCTTCTCCAGCGCGGCGCGGTGGTGCTCGGCGGCGGAGTAGATGCGCAGCACCTGCGTGCGGCTGACGCCCTTCTTGGGGCCCTCCACCGCGTCGTTGTCCTGCGCCTCCACGAAGTACGTAATCCGGTCTCCGGGGTCCACCTTGAGCGAGCCCAAGTCCCACGCGTACGTGTCGCGGCTCCTCCGTCCGTCCTCGCGCCGCAACTGCACCCGCGTGTCCTGCTGCGAGCCCGGCTTGCGGAACACGAGCGACAGGGACGACAGGCCGTAGTCGTCGGTGGCCTCGTACTTGAGCGTCACCTTCTGCCCCGGGTCCACCTCCAGCTCGGCCGCGGGCGTCATCAGCGTCACCTGCGGCGGCTTGTCGGCCTCCACCGTGAGGGTGATGTCCGGGCCCACCGCGAGGGGTTTCTCGCGCTTGCCGTAGAAGACGAAGCGGTAGTGGCCGCTCTGCTTCGCGATGAAGGTGCCCTCCAGGTCTCGGTTGCCGGTGACCTTCAGCGGCACGGACTCGGTGCCGTTGAGGACCAGCTCCGCGCGCTCGATGGCGCGGTCCGAGCGCGTCTTGAGCTGGATTTCCGTGCCCGCCGGAGCACTCACCGCGCCGTCGGTGCCGGGGACGGTGCGCTGGGACAGGCCCGTGTAGGCGGGGTAGCGGTACGTCAGCTCGATGTCACCGGTGATGGGCTCGGCCTGGGCCTGCGTCTCCGGCGCGCGCGATGCCTCCACGATGCGCTTGAGGCCCGCGCTCCACTTCTCGCCCCAGATGCCCAGCACCAGCGCGAGGAGCAGGAGCACGCCGAAGGTGAGCAGGCCCGCGCGCTGGACGGGGCGCACGTCGACGATGGCGCGCACGTCCACGGTGCGCACGCGCTGGTCCATCTGCTGGAGGAACGCGTCCGCCAGCTCCGGCGAGCCGTTGGCGTGCACGCCGCG is part of the Myxococcus landrumus genome and encodes:
- a CDS encoding DUF4175 family protein; the protein is MNLDTPQSPGPELPPPPPPPPSAPTPVGVSSRGRGVEALLQAVRARQRRFLWLQGAAFGVVAAAVLTVGGGLLGLVAPRLGGSLVGVAVPVGVALACVFGLWLARRRVGDDVLTARLVGQRRPELSLDVLAAVELMRERGVHANGSPELADAFLQQMDQRVRTVDVRAIVDVRPVQRAGLLTFGVLLLLALVLGIWGEKWSAGLKRIVEASRAPETQAQAEPITGDIELTYRYPAYTGLSQRTVPGTDGAVSAPAGTEIQLKTRSDRAIERAELVLNGTESVPLKVTGNRDLEGTFIAKQSGHYRFVFYGKREKPLAVGPDITLTVEADKPPQVTLMTPAAELEVDPGQKVTLKYEATDDYGLSSLSLVFRKPGSQQDTRVQLRREDGRRSRDTYAWDLGSLKVDPGDRITYFVEAQDNDAVEGPKKGVSRTQVLRIYSAAEHHRAALEKAEQLWGRMVDHLADRLEGPDREKQKDPQAIATAASVDTSGQQLIIDMRTLAQTLSRERDVPTELVSALANISESLGSHIGGTADFRRLYLRTQRARGEDWGTGNRLSAVVSEEIEELEKDILYLEALLDRQKLEALQEMAKQLSQERRELSRLIEQFKANPDESARQAVMEQIQQLKSRIQELMQRMAEMRKGIRDEHLNAEALSEMMKDQDLQSALEDVEKLMREGKTDEALAKLQELGMQMDEMLKGLDEANEEFGGEQYPELAEKFGKFMEDLKGTVDEQQRVADQTRKLRDQARAQNKERLSERGQAIKDDLMRKVQQAQQTYDKLNPEHLNSRAARPLEEIQSELSNVENALKVNDFDLASEAATRAEDAARQLSTLGEQQKQLDEMFGNPPEVRQQSADLAQKLERDARNVQDINRQLQSLFPPPGSQLSQQEKQQLQQLSQEQQQLEQRTQNLRQQMEEMEQTAPLFGEEAAQQMEGVGQRMGEAAQRMQGKDPGRGYGEQQAALEGLRQFQQQMQQGQKGRKGGLPLPGGMSGRKQGNAGRDPKDQVELPDEDAFQAPKEFRKDLLDAMKQGAPEKYREQVKRYYEELVK